The sequence CGCGAAGGACGGCATGACGATGATCTGCGTAACGCACGAAATGGGCTTCGCTCGCGAAGTCGCAGACCGCGTAGTCTTCATGGACCGCGGCGAGATCGTCGAGTCCGGAAGTCCTGACGAAATGTTCAGCACCCCGAAGTCGGACCGCCTGCGGACTTTCCTCGGTCAAGTCCTGCGCAATCAATAATCGATCACGCTACGATGCCAGACGCTTATCACCTCCTCCTATTCGTGCTGGCCGGCTGGCTGCTGAACGTCACCCCAGGGCCTGACGTCCTGTACATCGTCACGAACTCGCTACGAGGCGGCTGGAAGTCTGGCGTTGTCGCTGGTCTTGGCATCACAGCTGGCTGCTTTGTGCACATCTTTGCTGCTGCGTTGGGAATGGGCGCACTTCTGGCGGCCTCTGAGACTGCCTTCACTGTCTTGAAATGGATCGGCGCTGCGTACCTGTTGTGGATCGGCGGGAAGATCTTGCTTGCGCGTGCAGCACCGGCGACAACAGACCTTCAAGCGGTTGCTCTATCGCGGCCTCTTCCCAGTTCAAAAGAGATTTTTCTCGGCGGCTTCTGGACCAACGTCCTCAATCCGAAGGTCGTGCTGTTCTTCCTGGCTTTCCTGCCCCAGTTCATCAGCCCGGAAACGACAGGAAAGACCAGTGCGTTCCTTGCTCTTGGTGTACTTTTCAATGTGAACAGCATCCCGGTCAACGCGGGCTGGGCGATCGCGGCTGCGTGGATGGCCAGAAGACCTGTCGTTCAACGCGGAATGCACTGGCTCGACAAGCTTGCTGGCTCGATGTTCATCGTCTTTGGGGTCAGGCTTGCACTGGTCGATCGACCCGGCGCCTAGCTACCTCAAGGAAAAAAGCGTGCTGCACGTGGGACCTGAGCGTTGCGATCGTGCGAACACAACGTGCAGCCACAGTGGTCCTGCACATCGCACAGATGTTGTGTTTTCCAGCCTCAAATTGCGCCAAGCAACACAGCTTCAAATCTTAGGATTGCAGCATCACACACGGAACAACCAAATGCTCATTACCAACACGCGTGCTACGCGCGAAACGTACCCCAATGATCTGCGTTCAATCATGTCTGTCGACAATGCTGAGCAAAGCAGGAAGTGGCTCTCGACATGGGGTGGCATCTATCCAGGGTCAACACCGCTCTACGCGCTGGACGGACTTGCCACTGCACTGGGCGTGGGACAGATTCTCGTGAAGGATGAATCGGTTCGTTCCGAACTTGGCAGCTTCAAGGCACTCGGTGCGCCGATCGCATTGGTTAGGTTAATTCTCCGCCTGTGGCCAAACGACGGCCTGGATCCGCAGGCGCTACTTTCCGGCGCCTACAAGACAAAATTCAGCGACTTCACGGTTATCAGTGCGACGGATGGGAATCACGGCAAAGGCTTGGCTGCGGCAGCGCAGAGTGCAGGTTGCCGCTGCGTGATCGTGCTGCATGCCAACGTCAGCGCCGAGCGGGAAGCGGCTATCGCGGCCTATGGCGCAGATATCGTTCGCATCCAGGGCAATTACGACGAGTCGGTGGAGGAGGCCGCGCGCCTGGCTCGTGAGAATGCCTGGCATGTCGTCTCGGATACGTCATATGACGGCTATGAAGAGATCCCGCGTGATGTGATGCAGGGATACGGCACCATCGCAGCCGAAATCGTTGAAGGGTCGGCGCGGTCGAAATCGCCCGTGACCCATGTCTTTCTGCAAGGTGGTGTGGGCGGACTCGCCGCCGGCATCGTCAGCTATTTCTGGGAAACCTACGGCACCCGCCGTCCGACGGCAATCATCGTTGAGCCCGAGCAGGCGGACTGTCTTTTCCAGAGCGCCCTCAGCGGTGTTGCAGCAAAGGCCACCGGTTCCGTGGACTCCGTGATGGCGGGCCTGGCTTGCGGTGAAACCTCGCCACTGGCCTGGCGCTTCCTGGTATCAAGTGTTGACTACTTCATGACCGTGAAGGATGAGGATGCGGTTCAAGCCATGCAGGTGCTGGCCAAGGGCAATGAAAGTGACCTCCCCATCGTTTCCGGGGAATCTGGCGCCGCTGGTCTGGCCGGCCTGATCCAGCTGATGCGCGATCCCAAGCTCGCACGGCAAGCTGGACTGGACCACTCGTCCACGGTGCTGCTGATTAGCACAGAAGGTGCAACTGCACCGGCGGTTTATGAGCAACTGGTGGGCGAATCCGGCTTGGGCGTGCTGGCGCGGCAAAAAGAGTTTCTCGATCGCAGAGCGAGCCACTACGCGTAACCGGTTTCAACATAAAAGTAAACATGAACACCAGCGCCGCCACACGTGAAGCCGCAATCGCCAGCGCCGTCGAAACCTACGACTCAGGCCGATTCCTGACGGACCTTGACCGCCGTGTCGCCTATCGGACCGAGAGCCAGGAACCGTCCCAGGCGAAACACCTTCACGCCTATCTCGAAAAGGAAATTTCGCCACTGCTCCATCGGCTGGGATTCGAGACGAAGCTTGTGCCCAACCCGAGCGACATCGACGCGCCGGTTCTCCTTGCCAGTCGCATTGAGGACATAAACCTCCCGACGGTCGTCACCTACGGGCACGGCGACGTGGTCCGCGGTTACGACGACCAGTGGCACAAAGGCCTGGAGCCGT comes from Variovorax sp. J2L1-78 and encodes:
- a CDS encoding LysE family translocator, with protein sequence MPDAYHLLLFVLAGWLLNVTPGPDVLYIVTNSLRGGWKSGVVAGLGITAGCFVHIFAAALGMGALLAASETAFTVLKWIGAAYLLWIGGKILLARAAPATTDLQAVALSRPLPSSKEIFLGGFWTNVLNPKVVLFFLAFLPQFISPETTGKTSAFLALGVLFNVNSIPVNAGWAIAAAWMARRPVVQRGMHWLDKLAGSMFIVFGVRLALVDRPGA
- a CDS encoding diaminopropionate ammonia-lyase, giving the protein MLITNTRATRETYPNDLRSIMSVDNAEQSRKWLSTWGGIYPGSTPLYALDGLATALGVGQILVKDESVRSELGSFKALGAPIALVRLILRLWPNDGLDPQALLSGAYKTKFSDFTVISATDGNHGKGLAAAAQSAGCRCVIVLHANVSAEREAAIAAYGADIVRIQGNYDESVEEAARLARENAWHVVSDTSYDGYEEIPRDVMQGYGTIAAEIVEGSARSKSPVTHVFLQGGVGGLAAGIVSYFWETYGTRRPTAIIVEPEQADCLFQSALSGVAAKATGSVDSVMAGLACGETSPLAWRFLVSSVDYFMTVKDEDAVQAMQVLAKGNESDLPIVSGESGAAGLAGLIQLMRDPKLARQAGLDHSSTVLLISTEGATAPAVYEQLVGESGLGVLARQKEFLDRRASHYA